From Desulfobaccales bacterium, the proteins below share one genomic window:
- a CDS encoding pitrilysin family protein encodes MYRKSVLPNGVRLVTEELPHFHSVAVGFWLTVGGRDETEAEHGLSHFLEHMAFKGTARRDALAIAREADRLGGSVNAFTTKECTCYHARVLAEHLPVALDLLTDLVLQPAYREEDLERERQVILEEIAAQEDSPEDLVQVEFARRFWPGQALGRPLLGDAEDVLRVRREDLLRYRSATYRPEQLLVAVTGRLSHEEVLDLAGPALAAFANGAPPRQREPAAAVPGTHLIPRDLEQVHVCLGTEGLAAADPRRFTATVLQTILGGNMSSRLFQVIREQLGLAYTIYSFLSFLSDTGVWEIAAGVSPKHLPALLQAVSRELRRLKEEGVSDTELAAAKEYLRGSIYLHAEEVEQRMLRLAKNEIHFGDYIPIEDVVAGLNRVTAAQVQELAREFFRAERWGMALLGPVAEESLDLDF; translated from the coding sequence GTGTACCGAAAAAGCGTTCTTCCTAACGGGGTAAGGCTGGTCACCGAGGAGCTGCCCCACTTCCACTCCGTGGCGGTGGGCTTCTGGCTCACGGTGGGGGGCCGGGACGAAACCGAGGCCGAGCACGGGCTATCCCACTTCTTGGAGCACATGGCCTTCAAGGGCACCGCCCGGCGGGACGCCCTGGCCATCGCCCGGGAGGCCGACCGCCTGGGGGGCTCGGTGAACGCCTTCACCACCAAGGAGTGCACCTGCTACCATGCCCGGGTGCTGGCGGAGCACCTGCCGGTGGCCCTGGACCTCCTCACCGACCTGGTGCTTCAGCCGGCCTACCGGGAAGAAGACCTGGAGCGGGAGCGCCAGGTCATCCTGGAGGAGATCGCCGCCCAGGAGGACAGCCCCGAGGATCTGGTGCAGGTGGAGTTTGCCCGCCGTTTCTGGCCCGGCCAGGCTCTGGGGCGGCCTCTTTTGGGGGATGCCGAGGATGTGCTGCGGGTCAGGAGGGAAGACCTCCTCAGATACCGATCCGCCACCTACCGGCCCGAGCAGCTCCTGGTGGCGGTGACTGGGCGGCTCAGCCACGAGGAGGTCCTGGACCTGGCCGGCCCGGCCCTTGCAGCCTTTGCCAACGGCGCCCCGCCCCGCCAACGGGAGCCTGCCGCGGCGGTGCCGGGCACGCACCTTATCCCCCGGGACCTGGAGCAGGTGCATGTCTGCCTAGGCACCGAAGGGCTGGCTGCCGCCGACCCCCGGCGCTTCACCGCCACCGTGCTTCAGACCATCTTGGGGGGCAACATGAGCTCCCGCCTCTTTCAGGTCATCCGGGAGCAATTGGGCCTGGCTTACACCATCTACTCTTTCCTGAGCTTTCTCAGCGACACCGGGGTGTGGGAGATCGCCGCCGGGGTGAGCCCCAAGCACCTGCCGGCTCTGCTCCAGGCGGTGTCCCGGGAGCTGCGCCGCCTGAAGGAGGAGGGGGTCAGCGACACCGAGCTGGCTGCGGCCAAGGAGTATCTCAGAGGCTCCATTTATCTCCACGCCGAGGAGGTGGAGCAGCGCATGCTCCGGCTGGCCAAAAACGAGATTCACTTCGGCGATTACATTCCCATTGAGGACGTGGTGGCGGGCCTGAACCGGGTCACCGCCGCCCAGGTGCAGGAGCTGGCCCGGGAGTTCTTCCGGGCGGAGCGCTGGGGCATGGCCCTCCTGGGGCCGGTGGCGGAGGAAAGCCTGGATTTGGATTTTTAA